DNA from Massilia antarctica:
TTTGAGTATGGAAATCCGGCGGGGGAAATACGCAGTAAACATGTCACCGGAGCGTGCGGACACGCTCCGGTGAGTTCAACGACGATAGGCGGGATATGCATCAACGATTTCGGTGTCTCATCATTATTACGATCTACGGGCTCTTGAGTTCGTGCGGACTATTCGACTCTGGAATCGCATGGAGGGCCGGTCCGTACGTACTGCTTTCGATCGATACTTCGGAAAATATGGCGATTTGCCGCCAGCTCGATGGCGGTAATTTTATCGATAGAGTTGGTAGTACCGTGTTTGCGGTAGGGTGGGATGGGCGTTATTTGGTAGCAAAACAGCACCCCGCCAACGACCGCAGCACAACCCACTATTTCATCGTAGACTCCATGAACGATACGTCCTACGCCGAGCCAAGCGACGTCGTGACAGGCCCTCTGACGGCGCTCGCGTTTCAACGCAAGTCAGCCGCCCTGAAGCTTCCCAAATTTTCGAAGGTGCTGGCTTCGTTGGAATGATCCCGGTGCCTGCTTGCCAGGATCCGAAGGATCCGCTGCCGGGTAAGCTATTCGCGGTCATCGACCGCCGCGATTGGCCGGACGCCATCCATACAACGCCTTGTGACCGCTTACCCTTACAGCCGATTTCATGCTCATCCGAACCCTGGTTAACGCCGCGCTGAAGCGCACGATACGACACCTGTGGGATGAGCTGCCCACCGTCGCCGTCATGCGCAAGACCTACACGAACGCCGACCGTCTCGGTGCGATCGGCCGCAAGCGCGTGGCCGTGGCGTTGGATGAGGTCGGCGGCGTGGGCGTGGAATGGATCGGGCCGCGGCACCTGGCGCGTGAAGGCGTGCTCGTCCACCTGCACGGCGGCGGCTTCGCGATGCGCCCAACGCTGACCGAGCGGCGCTTCGGCGGGTGGCTGGCGCGCAAGCTGGGCCGGCCGGTCCTGCTCGTACCCTACCGCCTCGCCCCCGAGTACCCGTTCCCGGCCGGGCTCGACGATTGCTGCGCCGTGTATGCCGGCTTGCTGGCCGCTGGCGTTCCCGCAACCAGGATCGTCGTCACCGGCCACTCGGCCGGCGCCAACCTGGCGCTGGCCACGCTGATGCGCGCGCGCCGCGCCGGCCTGCCGCAGCCGGGCGGTGCGATCCTGATGTCCGCGCCGCTCGACCTGACGGCCGCAAGTCCGTCCGCCGCGACCAATGCGGCCAAGGATTGCATGATGGGACCGAACGCCTGGCCGTGGACGTGGAAGGTCTATCTCGGCGCTACGTCGCCCGACCATCCGGACGCCTCGCCGCTGCTGGGCGACTGGACGGGTCTGACCCCGATCCACCTGCACGTCTCGAGCCAGGAAATCCTGCTTGACGACAGCCGGCGCGCCGCCGAACACGCCAGTGCGTCTGACGGTATGGCGCGACGTGCCGCACAGTTTTTACTTCATTGAGCTGTTGGCCGAGTCCAGGCGCTGCCGCGCCGACATGCTGGCATTCATCCGTAGCGTGCTACGGTGAAGGTCAGGGTCGTTGTCGCCCCAATGTCAGCGTGACGCCTGCCTTGCAATTACCCACATTGTTCTTGGTAACTCTATTGTGCTTTGTCAACGTTCCCGGATGAGAATTGCCATGACAGAAAAATGACGAAGCGCGGCAGGCGTTTTTTCGAGCTGAGCGGCTCAAGAAGGGGAGGCGCCCATATCTGGCGGCACTCGCGCGCTAGTCTGCTGCGCGGCTCGTTCGTGCCGCCGGCTAAACTGCGTGATGCGTCCGCTCCCCCCCTAGTCGGCATTGCAGGGTGCGGCCGGAGGGCGGCGGGCGCTGCGGGCGGCGGATCCCGGAAACAAAAACGCCACCCGAAGGTGGCGTTTTATTTATTCTTGGTGGCCCGGGGC
Protein-coding regions in this window:
- a CDS encoding alpha/beta hydrolase translates to MLIRTLVNAALKRTIRHLWDELPTVAVMRKTYTNADRLGAIGRKRVAVALDEVGGVGVEWIGPRHLAREGVLVHLHGGGFAMRPTLTERRFGGWLARKLGRPVLLVPYRLAPEYPFPAGLDDCCAVYAGLLAAGVPATRIVVTGHSAGANLALATLMRARRAGLPQPGGAILMSAPLDLTAASPSAATNAAKDCMMGPNAWPWTWKVYLGATSPDHPDASPLLGDWTGLTPIHLHVSSQEILLDDSRRAAEHASASDGMARRAAQFLLH